The following are encoded in a window of Phaseolus vulgaris cultivar G19833 chromosome 3, P. vulgaris v2.0, whole genome shotgun sequence genomic DNA:
- the LOC137806434 gene encoding uncharacterized protein isoform X3: protein MDKQDQRRIQTAGSESHGVHLCHKCGWPFPNPHPSAKHRRAHKKICGTIEGYKLSFSEGRPHLNGSDDEHVSDDDHKTPGNNEKSNAGNGEKFIRSEDEVFSDAVADFSDSGSNPDNKERLRDSLDSGADMEMGDIKEPKFSGPSSEDKDFNAADLGPLIDKSTDDCQTQNPNILQNESAGVGNTVGLQGQLSGPTVDPLTSSTADLRTAESTTVDSEVFLGLSSDSPPIKAEAMPDILPVKNIYAVDNVTDCSLMSVTKGTNLKEKDEINSAGDVVEIEESSDYTVGETCEGVSNIVVSDVVCVDHQVGDGAVHLEEKDGTVHLEEKDGAIHLEEKDGAIHLEEKNGAVSNSNRDAVEIVEPSDNVVGKMSEEVSKTVVSDEVSLDNQVVDEAVNLKEKNEAEFLSLSSPDSLPLELNSTVIKNDAHGQSAYVVQSGTFNDDKILQSKEEGNANVDLLPTCNDKPENGEHPQTEYEDFKDHIAVVYQNPFLHSESLKYEGDDIKERVTQENKFHFNTSQFSEKSEVISPDIDVIGSSVKMEKLNSEPISEEMHAEECTDVSPVKLTVESYQTPDVPSVNAMKTEKNESHMIHFSEEHGPDDVYKNSVQISFPEGSLMGTSNESQREEGSAISETASVINVTDSLNHHHVPLDGKVVRPTGENDIEIIHKDLQPGDILQYEDKLSEDLFESDGADKSDIADEHGKNVQCLVLDAQYKESPIVADTSLPKSATSHFESPVISESSDIVVDRPVNKSSGTKCRDISPLPGAQRDTTEDEININIKLNEEFNKSVDTSTESHQAQDAGVLVKAAEDLARKYTSSLTAEPDSGFEDNLDGEPGREVPGITTVPVQDQTDNLFKLGSSRVDASVDLGSRCDSLEGNWGSVSVLSMQSDAPAVIDAETLSSTGLLASTEAGKSNLNNSKAEPERQQSDKSEMFEPPSFMTLVEPMHVSPKATASEVERGQNAQQPDSTAQAGWFPTLNQVVSESQGRKRNEEIIAKVTNWSTSKEHTPLKSLLGEAAHSNKPKSPKTVENSVSQRSSQVPEKNGSGLTTVNSILGPESPAAQVVKGEVAKEWNSPARYPADIKREKRKVKSRPYWIQLVCCTSVGPQRR from the exons ATGGATAAGCAAGACCAAAGAAGAATTCAAACTGCAG GCTCCGAGAGTCATGGGGTTCATTTGTGTCACAAATGTGGATGGCCATTTCCAAATCCACATCCAAGTGCCAAACACAGGCGTGCTCACAAGAAGATCTGTGGAACCATTGAAGGTTACAAACTGTCCTTCTCCGAGGGACGGCCCCATTTGAACGGCTCAGATGATGAACATGTTTCTGATGATGATCACAAAACACCAG GCAACAATGAGAAGAGTAATGCAGGAAATGGAGAGAAGTTTATTAGATCGGAAGATGAGGTGTTTTCAGATGCAGTTGCAGACTTTTCGGATAGTGGATCAAATCCAGATAATAAGGAACGGTTGCGAGATAGTCTGGACTCAGGAGCCGATATGGAAATGGGAGACATAAAAGAACCTAAATTTTCAGGACCTTCTTCTGAGGACAAAGATTTCAATG CTGCAGATTTGGGTCCGTTAATTGACAAGTCAACTGatgactgccaaactcaaaatCCTAatattctgcaaaatgaaagtGCTGGAGTGGGAAACACGGTGGGGTTGCAAGGTCAATTGTCAGGCCCTACTGTGGACCCATTAACAAGTTCCACTGCAGACCTGAGGACTGCAGAATCAACTACTGTGGACAGTGAAGTTTTTCTTGGTTTGTCCAGTGATTCACCTCCCATCAAAGCTGAAGCCATGCCTGATATATTGCCAGTGAAGAATATCTATGCTGTTGACAATGTGACAGATTGTAGTTTGATGTCTGTTACAAAGGGGACTAATTTGAAAGAAAAGGATGAGATTAATTCTGCTGGAGATGTGGTTGAAATTGAGGAATCATCTGATTACACTGTCGGTGAAACATGTGAAGGAGTGTCTAATATAGTAGTCAGTGATGTAGTTTGTGTGGATCATCAAGTGGGTGATGGAGCTGTTCATCTGGAGGAAAAGGATGGAACTGTTCATCTGGAGGAAAAGGATGGAGCTATTCATCTGGAGGAAAAGGATGGAGCTATTCATCTGGAGGAAAAGAATGGTGCTGTGAGTAATTCCAACAGAGATGCGGTTGAAATTGTGGAACCATCTGATAATGTTGTAGGTAAAATGAGTGAAGAAGTGTCTAAAACAGTAGTTAGTGATGAGGTTTCCTTGGATAATCAAGTAGTTGATGAAGCTGTTAATCTAAAGGAAAAGAATGAAGCTGAGTTCCTTTCTTTGTCATCCCCAGATAGCCTTCCTCTAGAGTTAAAttcaactgtaataaaaaaTGATGCTCATGGACAGTCTGCATATGTGGTGCAGTCTGGTACTTTCAATGACGACAAGATTTTGCAGTCAAAGGAAGAAGGAAATGCTAATGTTGATCTGCTTCCAACATGCAATGATAAACCTGAGAATGGAGAACATCCTCAGACTGAGTATGAAGACTTTAAAGATCACATAGCTGTGGTATACCAAAATCCTTTCCTACACTCTGAGTCATTGAAATACGAGGGAGATGACATAAAGGAAAGAGTTACTCAGgaaaataaatttcattttaacaCAAGCCAATTTAGTGAAAAAAGTGAGGTCATCTCTCCGGATATAGATGTTATAGGTAGTAGTGTGAAGATGGAGAAGCTCAACAGTGAGCCTATATCTGAAGAAATGCATGCTGAAGAGTGCACTGATGTTTCTCCAGTGAAGCTCACAGTTGAAAGTTATCAAACACCGGATGTTCCATCTGTGAATGCTATGAAAACTGAGAAGAATGAGAGTCATATGATTCATTTTTCTGAAGAGCATGGACCTGATGATGTGTATAAAAATTCTGTACAGATAAGCTTCCCAGAAGGTAGTTTAATGGGCACGTCTAATGAGAGTCAGAGGGAGGAAGGGTCTGCAATCAGTGAAACAGCTAGTGTAATTAACGTAACAGATAGCCTAAATCATCATCATGTACCTTTAGATGGCAAAGTTGTACGACCTACTGGAGAAAATGATATTGAAATTATACATAAAGATCTTCAACCTGGTGACATCTTGCAATATGAAGACAAGCTATCAGAGGACTTATTTGAGAGTGATGGTGCAGATAAGAGTGATATTGCTGATGAACATGGAAAAAATGTACAATGTCTTGTGCTTGATGCTCAATATAAGGAAAGCCCAATTGTAGCTGATACTTCATTACCTAAATCTGCTACCAGTCATTTTGAAAGCCCAGTTATTTCTGAGTCTTCAGACATTGTGGTCGATAGGCCTGTGAACAAGTCAAGTGGTACAAAGTGCAGAGATATAAGTCCACTACCAGGTGCCCAGAGAGACACAACAGAAGATGAAATCAATATTAATATCAAACTAAATGAAGAATTTAACAAATCTGTTGATACGTCTACTGAGTCACATCAAGCACAAGATGCTGGAGTATTAGTGAAGGCTGCAGAAGACCTTGCCAGGAAGTATACATCTTCTTTAACTGCTGAACCTGATTCTGGATTTGAAGATAATCTTGACGGAGAGCCTGGCAGGGAAGTGCCTGGAATTACTACTGTGCCTGTTCAAGATCAAACAGATAATTTGTTTAAACTTGGTTCATCCAGAGTTGATGCTTCAGTTGACTTGGGTAGCCGGTGTGACAGTTTGGAAGGCAACTGGGGCTCGGTTTCAG TTCTCTCAATGCAATCCGATGCACCAGCAGTTATTGATGCTGAAACCTTGTCATCAACTGGCTTGCTGGCATCAACTGAAGCAGGGAAGTCAAACTTGAACAATTCAAAAGCTGAACCTGAGAGACAGCAGTCTGATAAATCAGAAATGTTTGAACCACCATCTTTCATGACGTTGGTTGAACCTATGCATGTTAGCCCAAAAGCAACTGCTTCTGAAGTCGAGAGGGGACAGAATGCACAGCAGCCAGATTCCACTGCACAGGCTGGTTGGTTTCCCACTCTAAATCAGGTTGTTAGTGAGTCTCAAGGGAGGAAGAGGAATGAAGAAATAATAGCCAAGGTGACAAACTGGAGCACCAGTAAGGAGCACACACCTCTGAAGAGCCTCTTGGGTGAGGCTGCCCATAGCAACAAGCCAAAATCTCCAAAAACGGTTGAAAACTCAGTGAGTCAGAGGAGTAGTCAAGTTCCGGAAAAGAATGGTTCTGGATTGACTACTGTTAACTCCATTCTGGGTCCTGAATCTCCTGCAGCTCAAGTGGTAAAAGGAGAGGTTGCAAAAGAATGGAACTCTCCAGCAAGATATCCTGCTGACATCAAGAGAGAAAAAAGGAAAGTCAAGAGCAGACCGTACTGGATACAACTGGTATGCTGCACATCAGTGGGTCCTCAGAGAAGGTAG